The Methanofollis sp. genome includes the window CTTGCCCTGATGAGGCACCAGCCCTCCTCCTCCTGGAGGCGGATGCCGTCTGTCGGGACGGCGGCGCCGAGTGCGCCCATCAGGTCGCGGGCATTCTCAAGGCGTATGGAGTCCCTGAGGATCGGGTATGTCGGCATGGCAGCCACCTTTTCGGCGATGTCCCATTCCCCGGCGATCTCGCAGAGGAGGGCGGCGGCATAGATGCCGTCCGGACAGAGAGAATTTTTCGGGAAGATCCATGCCCCTGACGGTTCCCCTCCGAAGTCTCCCCAGCGGAGGAGTTCTTCGGAGACGTAGGTGTCGCCGACCGGGGTCCGTCTCACCTCCGCGACCTCCTCGATCGCCATGGAGGCGTCTGCGGTGGTGACGACGTGGCGTGCGCCAAGATAGTCGGCAAAGAGCATGAGCATGTGGTCGCCGCCGATGTACCGGCCCTTTCCGTCGAAGGCCATCATCCTGTCGGCGTCGCCGTCATGGACGATTCCGCAGGCGGCGCCCGCCTTCCGCACCATGGCAGGCATGTACGGCAGGTTCGCTTCCAGGGGCTCGGAAGGGCGGACGAACCGGCCGCTCGGGTTGGCATTGAGGGCGAGGGGACGCATGCCCCCGTCGGCAAGGAGGGATGGGGTGATCATGCTCCCGGCACCGTTCCCGCAGTCCACGACGACATCGAGTCCTTCGGGGAGGGTGAGGGTGCTGAGGATGACGTCTTTGTGGATTGAAACGGCGTCGAGGGCGTGGACATGCCCTTGCGATTCCCACCCGGTCCAGTGGTCCTGTGTGAGCGCCTCTTCCATGGCGGCCTGCTGGGCCGCGGTGAACGAGGAACCGTCCGGGTTGAGGAGTTTGATCCCGTTGTACTCCTCCGGGTTGTGCGATGCGGTGATCATCACGCCGAGGTCGTGGGCACGTGCGGCACAGGCGACCGTCGGGGTGGGGGCGATGCCGCAACTATAGACGTCGCATCCTGCCGAGAGGAGGCCGGCACTGACACTGTCCGCGAGGACCTGCCCGGTCGTCCGTGCGTCCCTGCCGACGACCGCGTTCCCGCCGCGGGATGCGGCCGCAGCCCCGACACGGATGGCCAGGTCGGCGAATCCTCCGGAATATTCTCTTCTGATCCCTGAAGAGCCGAAAAGCATGAGTACGTCTGCACCCTCACAGGATATGAGGTTTGGGGATTGGGCCGCGGGGATCTTTTCAAGGTATCAGGATTATTATAATCGCGATTTGTGCAGCCGCCCCGGAGATGTCGGTCGGGGGTCAGAGGTCTCTGGTCGGGCGATATGGTGCGCGTGTGCTCCTTTGATCCCATGACGTGAACGCGGATCCTCTACCTTCGCCACAGAGTTCTCCGAGGATTAACACCGAAAATCAAAGATTTTTTCGAACTCGCTATCGCTCGTTGCCCCCGAACCCTCACTCTGGATTGGGGTGAGGTGGAATATCCATCCTCGGATATCCTGTTCGCTCTTCCCGGGTTCTATCCTAATTTTTGGGGTCCGGGGGTGAAACCCCCGGTGAGCAGTATGGGGAAGGCAGTTGATCAGTCACTTCTCCGGGGTGCTGTTGCCCCCCGGTCCCCCCGCGTTAAGATAGGCAGGGATACGGCAATCTCCCTCCCCGGGATTTCCTATTCTCTCTTACTTGAATTCTTATCCTAATTGGGGGGACGAGCGTGAACGAGTTCGAGAACACAGGGAATCGAAGATCTCTGGTGAAGGAAAATCTATGATTTTCCGTGCACAGAAAATGCGGAGCATTTTCCTGTTCGGGCACATCTGTGATGTGCCACGGACCGGATTTCGCTGTCCGAGGGTGTAGCCCCCGGAGAGATATATGGGGAAGGCAGTTGATCCGCGCCTCCCTCTCTGTGATCATGGGGAGATATCAACCTCGGTATGAGGATTTCAATAGAGCCAGACTATAAACAGAACCGCTTCCGGGCGGTAAAAAAAAGGGACGCCCCTCCCCTCTCATCAATGCCCGTACGGGCACCAGTGCTCGACCTTCTGGAGGAGGGCGACGCCCGCGGTGGAAGGTCCGAGGAAGATCACTCTCTTTGTGCCGAGGGCGGCCTCGATCGCGGCAAGTCCGTCGTCGGAGACGAG containing:
- a CDS encoding phosphopentomutase/phosphoglucosamine mutase; translation: MLFGSSGIRREYSGGFADLAIRVGAAAASRGGNAVVGRDARTTGQVLADSVSAGLLSAGCDVYSCGIAPTPTVACAARAHDLGVMITASHNPEEYNGIKLLNPDGSSFTAAQQAAMEEALTQDHWTGWESQGHVHALDAVSIHKDVILSTLTLPEGLDVVVDCGNGAGSMITPSLLADGGMRPLALNANPSGRFVRPSEPLEANLPYMPAMVRKAGAACGIVHDGDADRMMAFDGKGRYIGGDHMLMLFADYLGARHVVTTADASMAIEEVAEVRRTPVGDTYVSEELLRWGDFGGEPSGAWIFPKNSLCPDGIYAAALLCEIAGEWDIAEKVAAMPTYPILRDSIRLENARDLMGALGAAVPTDGIRLQEEEGWCLIRASGTEPKIRFTAEGRDPAAAKRMMETGKALVSGARHGSDVA